A genomic stretch from uncultured Pseudodesulfovibrio sp. includes:
- a CDS encoding NifB/NifX family molybdenum-iron cluster-binding protein, translated as MKIALPTRDGNIDDHFGHCDHYTLMTLDADNNIVSKERLDSPEGCGCKSDIAPILASKGVKVMLAGNMGQGAVNILHANKIQVVRGCSGPIDEVAAKWLAGEIKDELIVCNHHDCGNH; from the coding sequence ATGAAAATTGCTCTTCCAACCCGAGATGGGAACATCGACGATCATTTCGGTCATTGCGACCATTACACTCTAATGACTCTGGATGCTGACAACAATATTGTCAGCAAAGAACGCTTGGATTCCCCGGAAGGTTGCGGTTGCAAGTCTGACATTGCTCCGATTCTGGCCTCCAAAGGCGTGAAGGTCATGCTCGCTGGAAACATGGGTCAAGGCGCAGTCAATATTCTTCATGCCAACAAAATTCAGGTCGTACGCGGTTGCTCCGGCCCGATCGACGAAGTTGCGGCCAAATGGCTGGCTGGAGAAATCAAGGATGAACTCATTGTTTGCAATCACCACGATTGCGGCAATCACTAG
- a CDS encoding phosphoribosylformylglycinamidine synthase subunit PurQ has translation MARVNALVITGYGTNCEKESAYALKQAGADTADIAYFSDLAAGHVRMDKYNYLICPGGFLDGDDLGAAQAAALRWRWSNDAEGKPVLDQLKAFFENGGIILGICNGFQLLCKLGLLPAIGGKYFERQVSLSYNDSGRFEDRWVRLKTNPASPCVFTKGIDMIDVPIRHGEGKIIPMDDDTFQAIQDNNLIAVQYVHPETGEPTLEYPYNPNGSPLGIAGLTDPSGRILGLMPHPEAYNHVTNHPSWTRGTDPNLPLGLAMLEAGVKYLADQ, from the coding sequence ATGGCGCGCGTCAATGCACTTGTCATCACAGGATACGGTACCAACTGCGAAAAGGAATCCGCTTATGCGCTCAAGCAGGCGGGAGCAGATACTGCCGATATCGCCTACTTTTCAGACCTTGCCGCAGGCCATGTACGCATGGACAAGTATAATTATTTGATCTGCCCCGGTGGCTTTCTCGATGGCGATGACCTCGGGGCCGCTCAGGCTGCCGCGCTTCGTTGGCGTTGGTCAAATGATGCCGAAGGCAAGCCTGTGCTGGATCAACTCAAAGCTTTTTTTGAGAACGGCGGCATTATCCTCGGTATTTGCAACGGTTTTCAGCTTCTGTGCAAACTCGGCCTGCTTCCAGCTATTGGTGGAAAATATTTCGAACGGCAGGTTTCTTTGTCTTATAATGACTCTGGTCGTTTCGAAGACCGCTGGGTCCGTCTCAAGACCAATCCAGCCTCCCCGTGCGTCTTTACCAAGGGGATCGACATGATTGACGTTCCAATCCGTCACGGAGAAGGCAAGATTATCCCCATGGATGACGATACGTTCCAGGCCATTCAAGACAACAATCTGATTGCCGTCCAGTATGTGCATCCTGAAACCGGCGAGCCGACTTTGGAATACCCATACAATCCCAACGGTTCTCCTTTGGGGATTGCTGGTTTAACAGATCCGTCCGGTCGCATATTGGGACTGATGCCTCACCCAGAAGCATACAATCATGTCACCAATCATCCATCCTGGACACGCGGCACCGATCCGAATCTGCCGCTCGGCCTGGCGATGCTTGAAGCCGGGGTTAAATACCTGGCTGACCAATAA
- a CDS encoding nucleoside deaminase, with protein MTVRIPPEPPAGASWRSFMDVAFQEACKAAKMGESPIGAALFDTDGTFITSAHNQPISLNDPTGHAEILCLRKAAAIKKNYRLTNTIMAVTLEPCLMCTGALVHARVQGVVFAAPDKRAGAMVSNLDGHALPFTNHQIWTIEGVMGDECSALLKRFFLERRK; from the coding sequence ATGACTGTCCGAATCCCTCCTGAACCGCCTGCCGGCGCAAGCTGGCGTTCTTTCATGGACGTGGCGTTTCAGGAGGCATGCAAGGCCGCAAAAATGGGTGAATCTCCTATTGGTGCGGCCTTGTTTGATACGGATGGAACATTCATCACAAGCGCCCATAATCAGCCTATTTCACTGAATGATCCGACTGGGCATGCTGAAATACTCTGCCTGCGCAAAGCTGCGGCGATAAAAAAAAATTATCGGCTGACCAACACCATCATGGCCGTGACTCTTGAACCGTGCCTGATGTGTACGGGCGCACTCGTTCACGCTCGCGTACAAGGTGTGGTCTTTGCAGCACCGGATAAACGGGCCGGAGCAATGGTTTCCAATCTTGATGGCCACGCCCTACCCTTCACTAATCATCAGATATGGACCATTGAAGGCGTCATGGGGGATGAATGCAGCGCTCTGCTCAAACGATTCTTTCTGGAACGCAGAAAATAG